The following proteins come from a genomic window of Methanosarcina sp. MTP4:
- a CDS encoding 4Fe-4S binding protein has translation MKINDNCVGCGQCTSFCRQGAIVVRGKARITDACVECGTCAPYCPVKAIEVSV, from the coding sequence ATGAAAATTAACGATAACTGTGTAGGGTGCGGACAATGCACATCCTTTTGCAGGCAGGGCGCAATAGTGGTCAGAGGAAAAGCCCGGATAACCGATGCCTGTGTGGAATGCGGGACATGTGCCCCCTACTGCCCCGTAAAAGCCATAGAGGTGTCGGTATGA
- the fpoA gene encoding F420H2 dehydrogenase subunit FpoA — protein MSGIIDSYIPVAIFLAVGLIMPPMTMFIVKQLSPRSKAANKYTTYESGSVPTGTARIQFNVEYYLYAIAFVLFDIEVLFLYPWATVYKGHGITSVAVIEMFVFIFVLLFGYLYLWKKEALTWVK, from the coding sequence ATGTCTGGAATAATCGATAGCTACATACCGGTTGCAATCTTTCTCGCCGTTGGGTTGATTATGCCGCCCATGACGATGTTTATTGTAAAGCAACTGAGTCCGAGGAGCAAGGCAGCAAACAAATACACAACATACGAATCAGGTTCCGTCCCTACCGGGACTGCCAGGATCCAGTTCAATGTTGAGTATTATCTCTATGCGATTGCTTTTGTTCTCTTTGATATTGAGGTGCTTTTCCTCTATCCCTGGGCCACGGTCTACAAAGGGCACGGGATCACTTCAGTCGCAGTAATCGAGATGTTTGTCTTTATCTTCGTGCTGCTCTTCGGATACCTCTATCTCTGGAAGAAGGAGGCCCTTACATGGGTGAAGTGA
- a CDS encoding NAD(P)/FAD-dependent oxidoreductase → MRVVIIGAGLGGLLSAARLSKAGNAVEVFERLPITGGRFTNLEYKGFQLSSGAFHMLPHGPGGPLAKLLKEIGADVQIVRSEKTTIRLPLKKGDADYRQGFRDIPFNEFQKPLSHRDRLKSAYLIVSTRKDPPEGSTLKEWIRSQVKDEWLVKLADSFCGWSLSMRSDEVSVEEVFEIIENLYRFGGPGVPMGGCKGITGALEKVITANGGTINTKTEVSKILVENGKAVGVVVDGTEHRADLVISNIGHAATAGLCSEILSEEKNAEYLRTLKTLQPSAGIKICLSAEEPLIGHSGVLLTPYARRVNGINEVTQVDPSLSPPGKHLTMSHQHVAPENVGKLEEEIEMGLRDLKEIFPGKKYEVLLIQSYHDSWPVNRASSGTDPGNNTPIPDLYVVGDGAKGEGGIEVEGIALGVARTMEKILG, encoded by the coding sequence ATGAGAGTAGTAATCATCGGTGCCGGGCTGGGTGGGCTCCTGAGTGCCGCCAGGCTTTCGAAGGCAGGAAATGCCGTTGAAGTATTCGAACGGCTCCCGATTACAGGAGGCAGGTTCACGAATCTTGAGTATAAGGGCTTCCAGCTTTCCAGCGGAGCTTTTCACATGCTCCCCCACGGCCCGGGTGGCCCCCTTGCCAAACTTCTCAAAGAGATAGGAGCTGACGTCCAGATCGTACGCTCCGAAAAGACTACGATCCGCCTACCCCTGAAGAAAGGGGATGCCGACTACAGGCAAGGGTTCAGGGACATTCCTTTCAACGAGTTCCAGAAACCGCTCTCCCACAGAGACCGCCTGAAAAGCGCTTATCTGATCGTTAGCACAAGAAAGGACCCTCCCGAAGGGAGCACTCTTAAGGAATGGATAAGATCCCAGGTCAAAGATGAATGGCTGGTGAAGCTTGCGGATTCCTTCTGCGGCTGGTCCCTGAGTATGAGAAGCGATGAGGTCTCCGTGGAAGAAGTCTTCGAGATCATTGAAAACCTTTACCGCTTTGGGGGCCCGGGCGTGCCCATGGGCGGCTGCAAAGGTATAACCGGCGCTCTTGAAAAGGTGATCACGGCAAACGGCGGGACAATCAACACGAAAACCGAAGTCTCGAAGATCCTGGTGGAAAACGGAAAAGCGGTAGGAGTTGTAGTGGACGGTACGGAACATAGAGCCGACCTCGTAATAAGCAACATAGGCCATGCCGCAACTGCCGGGCTCTGCAGTGAAATCCTCTCCGAAGAAAAAAATGCCGAATATCTCAGGACCCTTAAAACCCTGCAGCCCTCAGCCGGCATAAAAATCTGCCTTTCCGCAGAAGAACCCCTGATAGGGCACTCCGGAGTGCTGCTGACCCCTTATGCAAGGCGCGTAAACGGGATCAATGAGGTCACCCAGGTGGACCCGTCACTTTCCCCTCCCGGAAAGCACCTGACCATGTCCCACCAGCATGTGGCTCCGGAAAATGTAGGGAAACTTGAAGAAGAAATCGAAATGGGCCTCCGGGACTTAAAAGAGATCTTCCCGGGCAAAAAATACGAAGTCCTGCTCATCCAGTCCTATCATGATTCCTGGCCCGTAAACAGGGCGTCCTCGGGAACTGACCCCGGCAACAATACCCCAATCCCGGACCTCTACGTCGTAGGAGACGGAGCCAAAGGAGAAGGAGGAATCGAAGTCGAGGGAATAGCCCTTGGAGTTGCCAGGACCATGGAGAAAATTCTTGGCTGA
- the fpoH gene encoding F420H2 dehydrogenase subunit FpoH produces MIEIPELIVPFIPWIRGVVGLALVGAIFLGAMGAVWIERKLSADIQFRYGPMRVGKFGLLQLVADAIKLFTKEDLRPKNADRLLFDNAPIFLMSSVFLMLVAIPVGAVFIGGVEYPLAVTEMDISILYIEAMSSISIFGIFMMSYGSNNKYSLLGAFRNFARMVGYEVPLGITVISVAVMTGSLNIVEIAQGQGLVWNIFLQPVGFVVFFIALMADMGRLPFDQNESEEELVAGWVTEYSGMRFGLGFFAEYIHMILGSFLVALLFLGGWNVPAFVASNPVLGLIAPTGFLLLKTALVLCTIVMMRWAVPRYRIDQVVDLSWKRLLPLSLLNLVWAVGLGLYLGV; encoded by the coding sequence ATGATCGAAATTCCTGAATTAATAGTGCCTTTTATTCCCTGGATCCGCGGGGTTGTGGGCCTTGCTCTTGTTGGTGCCATTTTCCTGGGCGCAATGGGTGCGGTCTGGATTGAGCGTAAACTCTCAGCCGACATCCAGTTCAGGTACGGCCCTATGAGAGTCGGCAAGTTCGGGCTCCTGCAGCTCGTGGCAGACGCTATCAAGCTCTTTACTAAAGAAGACCTGAGGCCGAAGAACGCTGACCGCCTTCTTTTCGACAATGCCCCTATTTTCCTGATGAGCTCGGTTTTCCTGATGCTTGTTGCAATCCCCGTGGGAGCGGTCTTCATAGGCGGCGTCGAATACCCGCTGGCAGTCACCGAGATGGATATCAGTATCCTTTACATCGAGGCAATGTCCTCTATTTCGATCTTCGGGATCTTCATGATGTCCTACGGTTCGAACAACAAATATTCCCTCTTGGGAGCCTTCAGGAACTTTGCCCGGATGGTAGGGTATGAAGTCCCCCTCGGAATTACGGTTATCAGTGTTGCTGTTATGACCGGGTCCCTGAACATTGTGGAAATCGCTCAGGGCCAGGGGCTTGTCTGGAACATTTTCCTGCAGCCGGTCGGATTTGTTGTTTTCTTTATTGCCCTTATGGCTGATATGGGAAGGCTTCCTTTCGACCAGAACGAGTCTGAAGAAGAACTGGTCGCAGGATGGGTTACCGAATACAGCGGAATGCGTTTCGGGCTCGGGTTCTTTGCCGAGTATATCCACATGATCCTGGGTTCTTTCCTTGTGGCGCTTCTTTTCCTTGGCGGCTGGAACGTGCCGGCTTTTGTTGCAAGCAACCCGGTGCTGGGCCTGATTGCCCCCACAGGTTTCCTGCTTCTTAAAACTGCCCTTGTCCTGTGTACTATCGTCATGATGAGATGGGCTGTTCCGAGATACAGGATCGACCAGGTGGTAGACCTTAGCTGGAAAAGACTGCTGCCCCTATCCCTTCTGAACCTTGTTTGGGCAGTGGGCCTTGGGCTCTATCTGGGAGTGTGA
- the fpoD gene encoding F420H2 dehydrogenase subunit FpoD produces MEEMVGPNEMIVHLGPQHPMQPGPFRLNLRLKGETVVDADVELGYIHKGIEKILENKTYLQGIPIVDRICYLVALTNEECFVGCVEKLAGIEVPERAQYIRVIIEELSRLQSHLLGMGEYGEFIGFVSMFMYTIKEREDILTLIDMVTGARVTHTYLKFGGVRDDLPEGFKETALPVLNNLKKVIDDYEEMFASDSIYRERAEGVGILTADVAKNLGVSGPALRATGVPFDIRKNEPYLVYKDLDFKVCTETAGDCAARVRVRLNEMRESIYILEQCLDRIPDGPIFPVNSPYGRRTPVMRVPPGEVFHRVEDPRGEMGMYMISDGSDKPHRVKVRGPYFPTLQALPPLIIGTTVADVAAISGSMDGCTSEADR; encoded by the coding sequence ATGGAAGAAATGGTTGGACCTAATGAGATGATCGTACACCTGGGCCCCCAGCATCCTATGCAGCCCGGACCTTTCAGACTGAACCTGAGGCTGAAAGGGGAAACCGTGGTGGATGCTGATGTGGAACTGGGTTACATTCACAAAGGTATTGAAAAAATCCTGGAAAACAAGACCTACCTCCAGGGAATCCCTATCGTGGACAGGATCTGCTACCTGGTAGCCCTGACCAACGAGGAATGTTTTGTAGGCTGTGTGGAAAAACTTGCAGGAATCGAGGTTCCCGAAAGGGCCCAGTATATCAGGGTCATTATAGAGGAACTTTCCAGGCTGCAGAGCCACCTGCTCGGCATGGGCGAGTACGGGGAATTCATCGGCTTTGTTTCCATGTTCATGTACACGATTAAGGAAAGGGAAGATATCCTGACTCTTATCGACATGGTTACCGGAGCCCGGGTCACCCACACCTACCTGAAGTTCGGAGGGGTGCGCGACGACCTGCCCGAAGGCTTCAAGGAAACAGCTCTTCCTGTCCTGAACAACCTCAAGAAGGTCATTGACGATTACGAGGAAATGTTTGCGTCGGACTCTATCTACAGGGAACGTGCCGAGGGTGTGGGCATCCTTACCGCAGATGTTGCAAAGAACCTGGGTGTTTCCGGGCCTGCGCTCCGGGCAACGGGTGTTCCTTTCGATATCCGGAAGAACGAGCCCTACCTTGTCTATAAGGACCTGGACTTCAAGGTCTGCACCGAGACCGCAGGGGACTGCGCTGCAAGGGTGCGGGTAAGGCTTAACGAGATGCGGGAAAGCATCTACATCCTCGAACAGTGCCTTGACCGGATCCCTGACGGGCCGATTTTCCCCGTAAACTCTCCCTACGGCAGGAGGACTCCTGTTATGAGAGTGCCCCCAGGAGAGGTATTCCACAGAGTGGAAGACCCCAGGGGAGAAATGGGGATGTACATGATCTCTGACGGCTCGGACAAACCGCACAGGGTAAAGGTCAGAGGACCTTATTTCCCGACTCTGCAGGCCCTGCCCCCGCTTATCATAGGTACGACGGTTGCGGATGTGGCAGCGATTTCAGGCAGTATGGACGGATGTACCAGTGAAGCGGACAGGTGA
- a CDS encoding NADH-quinone oxidoreductase subunit J, protein MIGLETIGAFVEMAAFGLFSVITVFFAIFVVITKDVVRAGLALIMCMFGVAALYLLLNAQFLGVVQVLVYIGAIGVLILFAVMLTKRELGGASNAD, encoded by the coding sequence ATGATCGGACTTGAAACGATCGGAGCCTTTGTTGAAATGGCCGCCTTCGGGCTTTTTTCTGTAATCACGGTCTTCTTCGCAATCTTTGTGGTTATCACAAAGGATGTTGTGAGAGCCGGGCTTGCCCTTATCATGTGCATGTTCGGTGTGGCAGCGCTCTATCTCCTCTTGAACGCCCAGTTCCTCGGAGTTGTCCAGGTGCTGGTCTATATCGGAGCTATCGGGGTGTTGATCCTCTTTGCCGTGATGCTTACCAAGCGTGAACTCGGAGGTGCTTCCAATGCAGATTAA
- the cofG gene encoding 7,8-didemethyl-8-hydroxy-5-deazariboflavin synthase CofG — protein sequence MQQENPPFVTYSKNVFIPVTNVCRNHCAYCGFRRDPGHPEARLMKPEEVIPILENGVKAGCTEALFTFGEYAEELPEYREWLDTLGYSSTLDYLIQLSKTAIEIGILPHTNAGVMTRSELEALKPLNASMGLMLETTAVLEAHRDCPGKDPERRIETIREAGKLRIPYTTGLLVGIGESREDRIESLETIAALHRKYGHIQEVIIQNFAPKPGTPMEKHPEPTAEEMIDTVTLARQLLPADVAVQVAPNLIDPKVLIAKGVSDLGGISPLTIDWINPEAEWPDVRALQEKLGSIPLRERLPIYPQYVRKGWYSPGISGLIERLSDRKGYRKPPENEYSEE from the coding sequence ATTCAACAGGAAAACCCCCCTTTCGTAACTTATTCGAAAAACGTATTCATTCCCGTAACCAACGTCTGCAGGAACCACTGCGCATACTGCGGGTTCAGGCGCGACCCCGGACATCCCGAAGCCAGGCTCATGAAACCCGAAGAGGTAATCCCCATCCTTGAAAACGGGGTGAAAGCAGGGTGTACGGAAGCTCTTTTCACCTTCGGGGAATATGCCGAAGAACTGCCCGAATACCGCGAATGGCTCGACACCCTGGGATATTCTTCCACCCTGGACTACCTCATCCAGCTCTCCAAAACCGCTATCGAAATCGGAATCCTGCCTCACACGAATGCAGGCGTCATGACCCGCTCGGAACTCGAAGCCTTAAAACCCCTGAACGCCAGTATGGGGCTCATGCTCGAGACCACCGCGGTTCTGGAAGCCCACCGGGACTGTCCCGGCAAGGACCCGGAGAGAAGAATCGAAACTATCCGGGAAGCCGGAAAGCTCCGTATCCCCTATACCACTGGTTTGCTTGTGGGGATAGGCGAAAGCCGGGAAGATAGGATAGAATCCCTGGAGACGATTGCAGCCCTGCACAGGAAGTACGGGCATATCCAGGAAGTTATCATCCAGAACTTCGCCCCAAAACCCGGGACCCCCATGGAAAAGCATCCCGAGCCAACGGCAGAAGAGATGATAGACACCGTGACCCTTGCCAGGCAGCTTTTGCCCGCAGACGTTGCCGTGCAGGTGGCTCCGAACCTTATCGACCCGAAAGTCCTGATCGCAAAAGGAGTTTCGGACCTGGGAGGAATTTCCCCTCTTACCATTGACTGGATCAACCCGGAAGCCGAATGGCCGGACGTTAGAGCCCTGCAGGAAAAACTCGGGAGTATCCCCCTCAGGGAACGCCTGCCAATCTACCCGCAGTACGTCAGGAAGGGCTGGTACTCACCCGGGATAAGTGGACTGATTGAGCGGCTTTCCGACAGGAAAGGTTACAGGAAACCCCCCGAAAACGAGTATTCCGAGGAATAA
- the fpoL gene encoding F420H2 dehydrogenase subunit FpoL: MALEELAFLIPVLPALAFVITFFFGKKLPSGGAIIPIAAIAASFVISFMITLGLLANPEEVVSQSVSWFAVLNLGVLIDPLAAVMLCMVSFVSLLIHIYAVGYMSHDPAKPRYFAETALFTAAMLSLVLSDNILQLFVSWELVGLCSYLLIGFWFAKPSAASAAKKAFLTTRIGDVMFLTGIIVLTADLMKLAGGFTEGVYLLRFDEIFSYIPELSAMQANFLGFEVSHLTIITLLFFGGAVGKSGQFPLHVWLPDAMEGPTTVSALIHAATMVTAGVYLVARTFPMFIAAPDSLMVVAYFGGFTALFAATMGIVMNDLKRVLAFSTISQLGYMMLALGLGAAVGLEAVGVSLFHLINHAFFKALLFLCAGSVIHAVGTHDMRELGGVAKVMPITAATMTAAALSLAGFGIPGTSIGTSGFFSKDPIIENAYLLGEHSGNWIPYIFSIVAALLTAVYIFRLIFMTFAGKPRSNCGGHESPSVMTIPLSILAVLALIFGGLTRTGFMEFLEETFTNSFVNVDIGSLAGLGGNEIVHAAGHEPLLILWMPVIIALAGLGISFVLYYLRAVDLGAVASMKNPVYKLLYKRYYQHEIFTEFFSIGVVYGIVAFLGQVVDVIIDSIVEAIGIVTVAAADALRRVQTGVVQTYATVVIAGVGLLIILVKLIMEVL; encoded by the coding sequence ATGGCACTGGAAGAACTTGCATTTTTAATCCCCGTGCTTCCGGCACTTGCGTTTGTAATCACCTTCTTCTTCGGGAAGAAGTTGCCCTCGGGAGGAGCAATCATCCCGATAGCAGCCATTGCCGCCTCCTTTGTAATCTCTTTCATGATTACTCTCGGCCTGCTGGCAAACCCGGAAGAGGTTGTCAGCCAGTCCGTTTCGTGGTTCGCAGTGCTAAACCTGGGAGTATTAATTGACCCCCTGGCTGCAGTCATGCTCTGCATGGTCTCCTTTGTGAGCCTGCTTATCCACATCTATGCAGTGGGCTACATGTCCCATGACCCCGCAAAACCCAGGTACTTTGCAGAAACCGCCCTTTTCACCGCGGCAATGCTGTCCCTGGTCCTTTCGGACAACATCCTGCAGCTTTTCGTTTCCTGGGAACTTGTGGGGCTTTGTTCCTATCTCCTGATCGGGTTCTGGTTTGCAAAACCCTCGGCAGCATCCGCAGCCAAGAAAGCCTTCCTGACAACCAGGATCGGAGATGTGATGTTCCTTACGGGAATTATCGTGCTCACCGCCGACCTTATGAAGCTTGCAGGCGGGTTCACGGAAGGCGTATACCTGCTCCGCTTTGACGAGATCTTCAGCTATATCCCGGAACTCTCGGCTATGCAGGCAAACTTCCTCGGCTTTGAAGTGAGCCACCTTACTATTATTACTCTGCTCTTCTTCGGAGGCGCAGTAGGAAAATCCGGGCAGTTCCCGCTCCATGTGTGGCTGCCTGACGCAATGGAAGGCCCGACAACCGTTTCAGCCCTCATCCATGCAGCAACAATGGTTACTGCGGGGGTCTACCTGGTCGCAAGGACCTTCCCGATGTTCATTGCAGCTCCCGACTCTTTGATGGTAGTTGCCTACTTCGGAGGCTTTACAGCTCTCTTTGCAGCCACCATGGGCATTGTGATGAACGACCTCAAGCGTGTGCTTGCCTTTTCAACCATCAGCCAGCTCGGGTACATGATGCTGGCCCTGGGTCTGGGAGCAGCCGTCGGGCTTGAAGCAGTGGGCGTGTCCCTCTTCCACCTGATCAACCACGCATTCTTCAAGGCGCTTCTCTTCCTCTGTGCCGGAAGTGTGATCCACGCAGTGGGCACCCACGACATGAGAGAACTCGGAGGCGTTGCGAAAGTCATGCCGATAACCGCGGCTACAATGACCGCTGCAGCCCTTTCCCTTGCAGGTTTCGGGATTCCGGGGACTTCAATCGGGACAAGCGGTTTCTTCTCCAAGGACCCGATAATCGAGAACGCTTACCTGCTTGGAGAACACAGCGGCAACTGGATTCCCTACATTTTCTCAATCGTTGCAGCGCTCCTGACCGCAGTCTACATCTTCAGGCTGATCTTCATGACCTTTGCAGGAAAGCCAAGGAGCAACTGCGGGGGGCACGAGTCTCCGTCCGTGATGACCATTCCGCTCAGCATCCTGGCAGTCCTTGCCCTTATCTTCGGTGGACTTACCAGGACAGGTTTCATGGAGTTCCTTGAGGAAACCTTTACAAACAGTTTTGTAAATGTGGACATCGGAAGCCTTGCAGGGCTTGGAGGAAACGAAATTGTCCATGCCGCAGGGCACGAGCCGCTCCTTATCCTCTGGATGCCGGTAATTATTGCCCTTGCAGGCCTCGGGATTTCCTTCGTGCTCTACTACCTCAGGGCAGTGGACCTCGGAGCTGTGGCTTCTATGAAGAACCCTGTCTACAAGTTGCTCTACAAGCGCTACTACCAGCACGAGATCTTCACTGAATTCTTCTCAATCGGTGTGGTCTACGGCATTGTTGCCTTCCTGGGACAGGTAGTTGACGTGATTATTGACAGCATTGTGGAAGCAATCGGAATCGTCACAGTCGCAGCAGCCGATGCACTCAGGCGGGTGCAGACAGGGGTCGTGCAGACCTATGCAACCGTCGTGATCGCGGGTGTGGGCCTGTTGATAATACTTGTTAAGTTGATAATGGAGGTGCTCTAA
- the fpoC gene encoding F420H2 dehydrogenase subunit FpoC, translating into MDARTIIESLTSEFPEAISESEVESEIRVRAYVAAEKAKETCQYLKDSLQFDHLGSVCGVDYPKRGEIEVVYHIASYEHPVVLMLKAKLPRENPEIESVVPVYWNANWYERETYELYGVMFKNHPDLRPLVLPEEMLGEWPLRKDYEGFPNKTARNLV; encoded by the coding sequence ATGGATGCCAGAACAATTATCGAATCACTGACCAGTGAATTTCCGGAGGCAATTTCCGAATCCGAGGTCGAATCCGAAATTCGCGTAAGGGCATACGTGGCTGCGGAAAAGGCAAAGGAAACCTGCCAGTACCTTAAGGATTCCCTTCAGTTTGACCACCTCGGCAGCGTCTGCGGAGTTGACTATCCGAAGCGTGGGGAAATCGAAGTTGTCTACCACATCGCTTCATATGAGCACCCTGTGGTCCTTATGCTGAAGGCAAAACTTCCCCGGGAAAACCCGGAAATCGAGTCAGTCGTGCCGGTCTACTGGAACGCAAACTGGTACGAGCGAGAAACCTACGAACTCTACGGGGTCATGTTCAAAAACCACCCTGACTTAAGGCCCCTGGTGCTTCCTGAAGAGATGCTGGGCGAGTGGCCTCTCAGGAAAGACTACGAGGGTTTCCCGAACAAGACAGCCAGAAACCTTGTGTGA
- the fpoB gene encoding F(420)H(2) dehydrogenase subunit B, which translates to MGEVKVKKTSDIKNTPDDEIPGVITTTTSAIHNFLKKSKAQDFINWGRKNSLWFMTQPMGCCGVEMIATGCAHYDTDRFGIIPRNSPRHADVMIISGYVTKKYLPALKRLWEQMPAPKWVLCMGDCSISGGPFYESYSTVQNIDEMFPIDVFIPGCPPRPEALIQGFVELQEKIKAKKDLGTEY; encoded by the coding sequence ATGGGTGAAGTGAAGGTGAAAAAAACGAGTGATATAAAAAACACTCCGGATGACGAAATCCCGGGGGTAATCACTACCACCACCAGTGCGATCCATAACTTCCTCAAGAAGTCCAAAGCTCAGGACTTTATAAATTGGGGAAGGAAAAACTCGCTCTGGTTCATGACCCAGCCCATGGGCTGTTGCGGGGTGGAGATGATTGCTACGGGCTGTGCCCACTATGATACGGACCGCTTCGGGATCATTCCAAGGAACTCTCCGAGGCATGCGGATGTCATGATCATCAGTGGCTACGTGACAAAGAAATATCTGCCGGCTTTGAAGAGGCTCTGGGAACAGATGCCGGCTCCAAAGTGGGTTCTCTGCATGGGGGACTGCTCTATCAGCGGCGGCCCGTTCTACGAATCCTACAGCACGGTACAGAACATCGATGAGATGTTTCCCATTGATGTGTTTATTCCCGGCTGCCCTCCGCGGCCTGAAGCCCTGATCCAGGGGTTCGTGGAGCTCCAGGAAAAAATCAAAGCCAAGAAAGACCTGGGAACGGAATATTGA
- the fpoK gene encoding F420H2 dehydrogenase subunit FpoK, with product MIPLNFYLGLAALLFSIGLYGVMTHKSGIRLIMCIELMLNSANLNLVAFSSYTDTLNGQVFALFSIALAAAEAAIGFAIFMAIYRMHDRINLDELNLLRW from the coding sequence ATGATTCCCTTAAACTTTTACCTTGGCCTTGCAGCCCTGCTTTTCTCTATCGGGCTCTATGGCGTAATGACGCATAAAAGCGGTATCAGGCTGATCATGTGCATCGAACTCATGCTCAACTCCGCAAACCTGAACCTGGTAGCTTTCTCAAGCTACACGGATACCCTGAACGGACAGGTCTTTGCCCTGTTTTCCATTGCTCTCGCAGCCGCAGAGGCAGCGATCGGGTTTGCGATCTTCATGGCAATCTACAGGATGCATGACAGGATCAACCTTGACGAACTTAACCTTCTGAGGTGGTAA
- the fpoI gene encoding F420H2 dehydrogenase subunit FpoI translates to MVLKNIKYALKNIPKKRVTRLCPEVESPLSDRFRGLQILDKSKCIGCGICANTCPNNAIRIVKAPIAPGSGKQRWFPEIDIGHCLFCGLCIDQCPKGALSSGKEYCKGVVKWTHKDMLMTPAKLAREVDIAEGDER, encoded by the coding sequence ATGGTTCTTAAAAATATCAAATATGCGCTAAAAAACATCCCTAAAAAACGCGTAACCAGGCTGTGCCCCGAAGTGGAAAGCCCGCTTTCTGACAGGTTCAGGGGGCTCCAGATCCTCGATAAAAGCAAATGCATTGGCTGTGGGATCTGTGCCAACACCTGTCCGAACAACGCAATAAGGATCGTAAAAGCTCCTATTGCACCGGGCAGTGGAAAACAGCGCTGGTTCCCGGAAATTGATATCGGTCACTGCCTCTTCTGTGGGCTTTGCATTGACCAGTGCCCGAAAGGTGCCCTTTCCAGCGGGAAGGAATATTGTAAGGGCGTTGTCAAGTGGACTCACAAAGACATGCTCATGACCCCTGCCAAACTTGCCAGGGAAGTCGACATTGCGGAAGGTGATGAGAGATGA
- the fpoJ gene encoding F420H2 dehydrogenase subunit FpoJ, giving the protein MQINRPAALLVVLLFLAVVVLGTFGTSWNTVSELPENPADPSNVEGLGMLIFTQYVIPFEIMSIVLLASLIGAIYMAKGEGSK; this is encoded by the coding sequence ATGCAGATTAACCGGCCCGCAGCCCTTTTAGTGGTCCTGCTCTTCCTGGCCGTTGTGGTCCTGGGAACTTTCGGGACTTCCTGGAACACCGTGTCCGAACTGCCTGAAAACCCGGCTGATCCGAGTAACGTTGAAGGCCTGGGGATGCTGATCTTTACCCAATATGTAATTCCCTTCGAGATCATGTCAATCGTCCTGTTAGCCTCCCTGATAGGGGCAATCTATATGGCAAAAGGAGAGGGCAGCAAATGA